One window of the Actinomyces procaprae genome contains the following:
- a CDS encoding ABC transporter ATP-binding protein, whose product MPPTLTAEATPVLEASGLRRTFGKEEFVAVDDLSLSVTPGQVHALLGPNGAGKTTTVRMCATLLTPTAGQIRVDGVDAVRRPEAARARLGLVLGGELGFYPRATARDNLLFFADLQGLDRRRRRRAVDAALERMGLAEVAGRKAGAFSRGMLQRLHLARALLGSPPLLLLDEPTTGLDPDVALQVRDLIRELADAGTGVLLTSHSMPEVEELAHTISVIGAGRIVTRGTVRDVAAHAGIGMISGFTLPARLADGAARVQEQLGDAVVVVQRPASSRWAVTVYWAADDPRADRAARAAALAAALEAIGVEAPADLVTRPASLEEAYLALADRLAR is encoded by the coding sequence GTGCCACCAACGCTAACCGCCGAAGCCACCCCGGTGCTGGAGGCCTCCGGGCTGCGGCGCACCTTCGGCAAGGAGGAATTCGTCGCCGTCGACGACCTCTCCCTGAGCGTCACCCCCGGCCAGGTGCACGCGCTGCTGGGTCCCAACGGCGCCGGCAAGACCACCACCGTGCGCATGTGCGCCACCCTGCTGACGCCCACCGCCGGCCAGATCCGGGTCGACGGCGTCGACGCCGTCCGCCGCCCCGAGGCGGCGCGCGCCCGGCTGGGACTGGTGCTAGGTGGGGAGCTCGGCTTCTACCCGCGCGCCACCGCCCGCGACAACCTGCTGTTCTTCGCCGACCTGCAGGGCCTGGACCGGCGCCGCCGCAGGCGGGCGGTGGATGCGGCGCTGGAGCGCATGGGCCTGGCCGAGGTGGCCGGCCGCAAGGCCGGGGCGTTCTCCCGCGGCATGCTGCAGCGGCTGCACCTGGCGCGCGCCCTGCTCGGGTCTCCCCCACTGCTCCTGCTGGATGAGCCGACCACCGGCCTGGACCCGGACGTCGCCCTGCAGGTGCGCGACCTGATCCGGGAACTCGCCGACGCCGGCACCGGCGTACTGCTGACCTCCCACTCCATGCCGGAGGTGGAGGAACTCGCCCACACGATCAGCGTGATCGGGGCGGGCCGGATCGTCACCCGCGGGACGGTCCGCGATGTGGCCGCCCACGCGGGCATCGGCATGATCAGCGGCTTCACCCTGCCGGCCCGCCTGGCCGACGGCGCCGCCCGGGTCCAGGAGCAGCTGGGCGACGCCGTCGTCGTCGTGCAGCGCCCCGCCTCGAGCCGGTGGGCGGTGACCGTCTACTGGGCCGCGGACGACCCGCGCGCGGACCGGGCGGCCCGCGCCGCCGCCCTGGCCGCAGCTCTGGAGGCGATCGGGGTGGAGGCGCCCGCGGATCTGGTGACTCGGCCGGCGTCACTGGAGGAGGCCTACCTGGCCCTGGCGGACAGGCTCGCCCGGTGA
- a CDS encoding ABC transporter permease has protein sequence MIRQLRMTAFHVRQFVSVPYFIQLMVLTTVVTTLVQFLAARAWGGITPTQGWVRGGVIGMWTTTTCAAGIIGFERHKGTLAHLVLAPIGVLRSLAAVVSAAASFGLAALPVAWCTWAAASGSVNFTVPGWVGAGRMAAAALLLLAGCLALSLVIAALFVLTPNAIAYEELLLVPVFIASGILFTSTSPPAWLAAVSRFLPLSVPFDLLLGRPLGVVDALGWLVCVAAWLGLAALLGRRALRLATRAGTLEVI, from the coding sequence GTGATCCGGCAGCTGCGCATGACGGCCTTCCATGTGCGCCAGTTCGTGTCCGTCCCCTACTTCATCCAGTTGATGGTGCTGACCACCGTCGTCACCACGCTGGTGCAGTTCCTCGCCGCCCGCGCCTGGGGCGGGATCACCCCCACCCAGGGTTGGGTGCGCGGCGGCGTGATCGGCATGTGGACCACCACCACCTGCGCCGCGGGCATCATCGGCTTCGAGCGGCACAAGGGCACCCTCGCGCACCTGGTGCTGGCGCCGATCGGGGTCCTGCGGTCCCTGGCCGCCGTTGTCAGCGCCGCTGCCTCCTTCGGACTGGCGGCGCTGCCGGTGGCCTGGTGCACGTGGGCGGCGGCTTCCGGGTCGGTGAACTTCACCGTCCCCGGGTGGGTGGGGGCCGGGCGCATGGCGGCGGCCGCGCTCCTGCTGTTGGCGGGCTGTCTGGCGCTGAGCCTCGTGATCGCGGCCCTGTTCGTGCTCACCCCCAACGCGATCGCCTACGAGGAGCTACTGCTGGTGCCGGTGTTCATCGCCTCCGGCATCCTGTTCACGTCCACCTCGCCACCCGCCTGGCTGGCCGCCGTCAGCCGTTTTCTGCCCCTGTCGGTGCCCTTCGACCTGCTGCTGGGGCGGCCGCTGGGCGTCGTCGACGCGCTGGGTTGGCTGGTGTGCGTGGCGGCCTGGCTGGGGCTGGCCGCGCTGCTCGGGCGGCGGGCGCTGCGACTGGCCACCCGTGCCGGCACCCTGGAGGTGATCTGA
- a CDS encoding ABC transporter, with protein sequence MSAFLRRLASGVRVTWASSTAFATLGTATVTLLVLPLLSIAYDVLLGADLSAPDLVRTGYAAALVALASSVCAGVVGTVAADRNLGIFQEVHTRRRLDLAYWLAVAAVPALLAVLTGAAAIGAVFAFSPAHDVAVLGRVVALAPIAVVCGLLLGVGAAGIGVDLPDPYLGATVVGTFLPLLAGVIVPLSACPAWLRGLGALAPMSGTVSALDAGADVGALLARDLLVALAWAGAGLAATRHAVHRLRAGLRRDVI encoded by the coding sequence ATGAGCGCCTTTCTGCGCCGACTGGCCTCGGGCGTGCGCGTGACGTGGGCGTCGTCGACGGCCTTCGCCACCCTGGGCACCGCCACCGTGACGCTGCTGGTGCTGCCGCTGCTGAGCATCGCCTACGACGTGCTGCTGGGCGCGGACCTGTCCGCACCCGACCTGGTGCGCACCGGCTACGCCGCCGCGCTGGTGGCCCTGGCGAGTTCCGTATGCGCCGGGGTCGTGGGCACCGTCGCCGCCGACCGCAACCTGGGCATCTTCCAGGAGGTGCACACGCGCCGTCGCCTGGACCTGGCGTACTGGTTGGCGGTCGCGGCCGTGCCCGCACTGCTGGCCGTGCTCACCGGTGCGGCCGCCATCGGCGCGGTGTTCGCCTTCTCCCCCGCCCATGACGTAGCCGTGCTGGGGCGGGTCGTGGCCCTGGCGCCAATCGCCGTCGTCTGCGGGCTGCTGCTGGGGGTGGGTGCGGCGGGTATCGGCGTCGACCTGCCCGACCCCTACCTGGGCGCGACCGTCGTCGGCACGTTCCTGCCGCTGCTGGCCGGCGTGATCGTGCCACTGTCGGCGTGCCCGGCGTGGCTGCGCGGGCTCGGCGCCCTCGCTCCCATGAGCGGGACGGTGAGCGCCCTCGATGCGGGGGCCGACGTCGGCGCGCTCCTGGCCCGCGACCTGCTGGTCGCGCTCGCCTGGGCGGGCGCGGGCCTGGCGGCCACCCGGCACGCCGTCCACCGACTGCGCGCCGGGCTGCGCCGGGACGTCATATGA
- a CDS encoding putative quinol monooxygenase, whose translation MKILHSQFTAKPGYEDEVARMICDFGEKVRSEPGNRVFDVYRHSDDPAKFFVMEAYVDEDAFQTHLGMPYGGPFNARLEERIEEPHSVLTFLDRIG comes from the coding sequence GTGAAGATTCTGCACTCGCAGTTCACCGCCAAGCCCGGATACGAGGACGAGGTCGCCCGGATGATCTGTGACTTCGGTGAGAAGGTTCGCAGCGAGCCCGGCAACCGCGTCTTCGATGTCTACCGCCACAGTGATGATCCCGCGAAGTTCTTCGTCATGGAGGCCTACGTTGACGAGGACGCCTTCCAGACCCACCTGGGCATGCCCTATGGCGGGCCGTTCAACGCCCGCCTGGAGGAGCGCATTGAGGAGCCGCACTCGGTGCTGACCTTCCTGGACCGGATCGGCTGA
- a CDS encoding YgfZ/GcvT domain-containing protein: MRRSPLLDRLDAAANPAGDLDAAVPARYEDPLREQNALSSGRAATALARDVVAVTGPDRLSWLNTLSSQELTRLTPGDGGAEALLLDAQGRITHALACVDDGEVLWLVTEAGRGAALAEFLESMRFMLRVEVTEREDAAVLAALGEGAVALEEAGRAAGAHLATWRDPWPGVVEGGTSYDVGVEGTHPGAGYRATWVLVRADAAGEVAQAFLAGTDQADGAASGGAGAAPGVPGRSLAGSLAWEALRVEAGRPRWGREADARTIPHELDWLRTAVHLHKGCYPGQETVARTLNLGRPPRRLTVLQLDGFTGQLPVPGAGVYLGERAVGVVTSVVRHVDYGPMALALLRRGVPADAPLTVEVTEADAPDANAEEVGTAAAGAAGAEPIAVSRVDAAQELLVSPEGRAQASPAERPGAGLRGLPLRRDR; encoded by the coding sequence ATGCGCCGCAGCCCCCTCTTGGACCGGCTCGACGCCGCCGCCAACCCGGCCGGCGACCTGGACGCCGCCGTGCCCGCCCGCTATGAGGACCCACTGCGCGAGCAGAATGCGCTGAGCAGCGGGCGCGCCGCCACCGCACTGGCCCGCGATGTCGTCGCCGTGACCGGCCCCGACCGGCTCAGCTGGTTGAACACGCTGTCCAGCCAGGAGCTGACTCGCCTGACTCCCGGCGACGGCGGCGCCGAGGCGCTGCTGCTGGACGCCCAGGGGCGCATCACCCATGCCCTGGCCTGTGTCGACGACGGCGAGGTCCTGTGGCTGGTCACGGAGGCCGGCCGTGGGGCGGCGCTGGCCGAGTTCCTGGAGTCGATGCGCTTCATGCTGCGCGTGGAGGTGACCGAGCGCGAGGACGCGGCCGTGCTGGCGGCGCTCGGCGAGGGCGCGGTCGCCCTGGAGGAGGCCGGCCGGGCGGCGGGTGCACACCTGGCCACCTGGCGCGACCCCTGGCCGGGCGTGGTTGAGGGCGGCACCAGCTACGACGTCGGCGTGGAGGGCACGCACCCCGGCGCGGGCTACCGGGCCACCTGGGTGCTGGTGCGGGCCGATGCGGCCGGTGAGGTCGCGCAGGCGTTCTTGGCCGGCACCGACCAGGCGGATGGCGCCGCGTCCGGAGGCGCCGGTGCCGCGCCGGGCGTGCCCGGGCGGAGCCTGGCCGGCTCGCTGGCCTGGGAGGCGCTGCGCGTGGAGGCCGGGCGGCCGCGGTGGGGACGGGAGGCGGATGCGCGCACGATCCCGCATGAGTTGGACTGGCTGCGCACCGCCGTGCATTTGCACAAGGGCTGCTACCCGGGGCAGGAGACGGTGGCCCGCACCCTCAACCTGGGGCGTCCGCCACGACGCCTGACCGTGCTGCAGCTGGATGGCTTCACCGGGCAGCTGCCGGTGCCGGGGGCGGGCGTGTACCTGGGGGAGCGGGCTGTCGGCGTAGTGACCTCGGTGGTCCGGCACGTCGACTACGGGCCCATGGCGCTGGCGCTGCTGCGCCGGGGCGTACCCGCGGATGCGCCGCTGACCGTGGAGGTCACCGAGGCGGATGCCCCCGACGCGAATGCGGAGGAGGTCGGGACTGCGGCAGCCGGGGCCGCGGGCGCGGAACCGATCGCGGTTTCCCGGGTGGACGCCGCCCAGGAGCTTCTGGTGTCCCCCGAGGGTCGAGCCCAGGCCAGCCCAGCCGAGCGCCCCGGCGCCGGCCTGCGCGGCCTCCCCCTCCGCCGAGATCGGTAG
- a CDS encoding FABP family protein, which produces MAFTIPDDLAPEIYPLAWLVGTWRGYGILTYGETVPEQAVYQEMTFDHDGGPYLRQTTTIWTVDATRSQDLDFEMPGLEGASRLTPAQIWSTETTFWRPVGQETPANAGGGDDGAAGTASGSASKTPITSLELVSTDPAGHVGVWEGWIQGPRAQVGTQAVGRTRTAADVTQMTRMFGLVGGELMWTQDMAAFGQEEPQSYASGRLGRVEAEDDADPGAALREAIAADEAMRAAADTATDTSA; this is translated from the coding sequence ATGGCGTTCACGATTCCCGACGACCTCGCCCCCGAGATCTACCCGTTGGCCTGGCTGGTGGGCACCTGGCGCGGCTACGGCATCCTCACCTACGGGGAGACGGTCCCCGAGCAGGCCGTCTACCAGGAGATGACCTTCGACCACGACGGCGGCCCCTACCTGCGGCAGACCACCACCATCTGGACCGTTGACGCCACCCGCAGCCAGGACCTCGACTTTGAGATGCCCGGTCTGGAGGGCGCCTCCCGCCTGACTCCCGCGCAGATCTGGTCCACCGAGACCACCTTCTGGCGCCCGGTCGGCCAGGAGACCCCCGCCAACGCCGGCGGCGGGGACGACGGCGCCGCGGGCACCGCCTCCGGATCGGCCTCGAAGACGCCGATCACCTCCCTGGAGCTGGTCTCCACCGACCCCGCCGGGCACGTCGGCGTCTGGGAGGGCTGGATTCAGGGGCCGCGCGCCCAGGTCGGCACCCAGGCCGTGGGACGCACCCGCACCGCCGCCGACGTCACCCAGATGACCCGCATGTTCGGGCTGGTGGGCGGGGAGCTCATGTGGACCCAGGACATGGCCGCCTTCGGGCAGGAGGAGCCGCAGTCCTACGCCTCCGGCCGCCTGGGCCGCGTGGAGGCCGAGGACGACGCCGACCCCGGGGCCGCCCTGCGTGAGGCCATCGCCGCCGACGAGGCTATGCGCGCCGCAGCCGACACCGCGACGGACACTTCCGCCTGA
- a CDS encoding tellurium resistance protein TerC, with the protein MNTRDLPGTADPGSFGTRRGGNLPIEVGLVDPAWTRLVVAGVVPVLLAISAALPAWMRLIVVVLLVPLTGQGWPALVRTRHDQGATAVITLTGLCAAVLVAITNDFGMAGVVMAFSVPAAFLAQMSRRDGRRNLVEDLSSTVTGNLVMVSGAGWCALRTGIADPAVIVPCTLALFTGALLTTLNVRATVLEVLTCTLPALVAGAVGGVLASVGFFGAGHVGMEPALQSAAACLVVGFVAGVLMAVANRVLWTHRWVPGGRAAVASAIVPILSLGAPVYAIARIMGGFIAG; encoded by the coding sequence GTGAACACTCGCGATCTGCCCGGCACGGCGGACCCCGGCAGCTTCGGCACACGGCGCGGCGGCAACCTCCCCATCGAGGTGGGACTGGTGGACCCCGCCTGGACGCGGCTGGTGGTGGCCGGCGTCGTCCCGGTGCTCCTGGCGATCTCCGCGGCCCTGCCCGCATGGATGCGGCTGATCGTCGTCGTCCTGCTGGTGCCCCTGACCGGCCAGGGCTGGCCGGCGCTCGTGCGCACCCGGCACGACCAGGGGGCCACCGCCGTCATCACCCTCACCGGCCTGTGCGCGGCGGTGCTGGTGGCGATCACCAACGACTTCGGCATGGCCGGCGTGGTCATGGCCTTCAGCGTGCCCGCGGCCTTCCTGGCGCAGATGTCGCGGCGCGACGGCCGCAGGAACCTGGTGGAGGACCTGTCCTCAACGGTCACCGGGAACCTGGTCATGGTCTCCGGCGCCGGCTGGTGCGCCCTGCGCACCGGAATCGCCGACCCGGCCGTGATCGTGCCCTGCACGCTCGCACTGTTCACCGGCGCCCTGCTGACCACCTTGAACGTGCGTGCCACGGTGCTGGAGGTGCTGACCTGCACCCTGCCCGCGCTGGTCGCGGGCGCTGTGGGCGGGGTACTCGCCTCCGTCGGCTTCTTCGGCGCCGGTCACGTGGGCATGGAGCCGGCGCTGCAGTCGGCGGCCGCCTGCCTGGTGGTCGGGTTCGTGGCCGGTGTGCTCATGGCGGTGGCGAACCGGGTGCTGTGGACCCACCGGTGGGTGCCCGGGGGGCGGGCCGCCGTCGCCAGTGCGATCGTGCCGATCCTGTCCCTGGGGGCGCCCGTGTATGCCATTGCGCGGATCATGGGCGGTTTCATCGCGGGCTGA
- a CDS encoding winged helix family transcriptional regulator, with amino-acid sequence MRVIMFTREKDATAVVPAVSFLDCRVECLEPVPASYAAVGEADVVMVDARGDLMRARALCQLLSGPMDCPPLILVLQEGGAAVVQPDWGAADFVMSQATPAELGARLRLVRVHTTAPEPITEDRIEAGDLVIDTTAYTARIRGTLLDLTYKEFELLKALALNQGRVLTRQALLDEVWGEDYIGGSRTVDVHVRRLRAKLGTEYDHLIGTVRNVGYRLDASEEE; translated from the coding sequence GTGCGCGTCATCATGTTCACCCGAGAGAAGGACGCCACCGCCGTCGTCCCCGCCGTGTCATTCCTCGACTGCCGGGTCGAGTGCCTGGAGCCGGTTCCGGCCTCATACGCCGCGGTGGGCGAGGCCGATGTGGTCATGGTCGACGCGCGCGGGGACCTGATGCGCGCCCGTGCGCTGTGCCAACTGCTGTCAGGGCCGATGGACTGTCCGCCGCTGATCCTGGTGCTTCAGGAGGGTGGCGCCGCCGTGGTTCAGCCCGACTGGGGCGCCGCCGACTTCGTCATGTCCCAGGCCACGCCCGCCGAGCTCGGCGCCCGACTGCGACTGGTGCGCGTGCACACCACCGCCCCGGAGCCGATCACCGAGGACCGCATCGAGGCCGGCGACCTGGTCATCGACACCACCGCCTACACCGCCCGCATCCGCGGCACCCTGCTGGACCTGACCTACAAGGAGTTCGAGCTGCTCAAGGCGCTCGCCCTCAACCAGGGGCGGGTGCTGACCCGCCAGGCGCTGCTGGACGAGGTGTGGGGTGAGGACTACATCGGCGGCTCACGCACCGTGGACGTCCATGTGCGTCGCCTGCGCGCCAAGCTCGGCACCGAGTACGACCACCTCATCGGCACGGTCCGCAACGTCGGCTATCGCCTGGACGCCTCCGAGGAGGAATAG
- a CDS encoding multidrug effflux MFS transporter, with the protein MTAFPSTDPSPELRGEAAAPQAVGAGAHDGMAADAHAVGSADSRDAGVRTSFAPSLLISLAALAAIAPLATDAYLPAFNHMAADLGVSASTTQLTLTAFLVGVALGQLSIGVLSDRFGRRPLLLWGSVLAFVAGVGTAVAPSAAVLLAARFLQGLGGAAGMVLGRAVISDRSRGITAARALSLVMAIQGIAPVVAPILGGALVGPVGWRGILAVVAAFQGLLVLLVAAWVPETLPAQRRHEGGLGVLIEGTRALGKDRVFVRLTIINALVYALLTSYLSAAPFMMQGVLGMSTAAYTSVFAVCGLMVTVTVAVCGAAAKRISPERQIRMGLIAVLVVDVVFAAVCLLRLSAPVSSTPLMIVTIALFIGHVMTLGICMGNLPAVALGRTGRWAGTGSALLGFVQFIFGGTASPLVGLTGHASGVAFGVTILVLALAANVLAVFGVRSRGEKERQRAAAEAKRAARLGRDQLQQAG; encoded by the coding sequence ATGACCGCTTTCCCCTCGACCGACCCCTCCCCTGAGCTGCGAGGCGAGGCCGCCGCCCCGCAGGCCGTCGGCGCGGGCGCTCACGACGGCATGGCGGCAGACGCTCACGCCGTCGGTTCCGCCGATTCACGCGACGCGGGCGTGCGCACCTCCTTCGCCCCGTCCCTGCTGATCTCCCTGGCGGCGCTGGCGGCCATCGCCCCGCTCGCCACGGACGCCTACCTGCCGGCCTTCAACCACATGGCCGCCGATCTGGGGGTCTCGGCGTCGACCACCCAGCTGACCCTGACCGCCTTCCTGGTCGGCGTGGCACTGGGCCAGCTGAGCATCGGCGTGCTGTCAGACCGCTTCGGCCGCCGTCCCCTGCTGCTATGGGGCAGCGTGCTGGCCTTCGTCGCCGGGGTAGGCACGGCGGTGGCCCCCAGTGCCGCCGTGCTGCTGGCCGCCCGCTTCCTTCAGGGTCTCGGCGGGGCCGCTGGCATGGTGCTGGGACGTGCCGTCATCTCCGACCGCTCCCGCGGTATCACGGCGGCACGGGCACTGAGCCTGGTGATGGCGATCCAGGGTATCGCGCCTGTGGTCGCCCCGATCCTCGGCGGGGCGCTGGTCGGGCCGGTTGGCTGGCGCGGCATCCTCGCCGTTGTTGCCGCCTTCCAGGGGCTGCTGGTGCTGCTGGTTGCCGCGTGGGTGCCCGAGACCCTACCCGCGCAGCGGCGTCATGAGGGCGGGCTCGGCGTGCTCATTGAGGGCACGCGGGCGCTGGGCAAGGATCGCGTCTTCGTCCGGCTGACCATCATCAACGCGCTCGTCTACGCCCTGCTCACCTCCTACCTGTCCGCCGCCCCGTTCATGATGCAGGGCGTGCTCGGCATGAGCACGGCCGCCTACACCTCCGTCTTCGCCGTCTGCGGCCTGATGGTGACGGTGACCGTGGCGGTGTGCGGTGCCGCGGCCAAGCGGATCTCGCCCGAGCGGCAGATCCGCATGGGGCTCATCGCCGTCCTGGTCGTCGACGTCGTCTTCGCCGCGGTCTGCCTGCTGCGCCTGTCCGCGCCCGTGTCCTCAACACCGCTCATGATCGTCACCATCGCCCTGTTCATCGGGCATGTCATGACCCTGGGCATCTGCATGGGCAACCTGCCGGCCGTCGCGCTGGGACGCACGGGCCGCTGGGCCGGCACCGGCTCCGCGCTGCTGGGCTTCGTCCAGTTCATCTTCGGCGGTACCGCCAGCCCGCTGGTGGGGCTCACCGGCCATGCCTCCGGTGTCGCCTTCGGCGTCACGATCTTGGTACTCGCACTCGCGGCGAACGTACTGGCCGTCTTCGGCGTACGCAGCCGCGGCGAGAAGGAGCGGCAGCGGGCCGCCGCGGAGGCCAAGCGGGCCGCCCGGCTCGGCCGCGACCAGCTTCAGCAAGCGGGGTAA